The Hypomesus transpacificus isolate Combined female chromosome 2, fHypTra1, whole genome shotgun sequence genome window below encodes:
- the map7d1a gene encoding MAP7 domain-containing protein 1a isoform X3, giving the protein MSKMESKDTNVEGHALPGATSPPPPLDTPPAMQAPQEVSPPLGPAPGKRTDSPLKNDTDGTARTPTKADLTPKSPASPGPLHRKDAVRSEDRQKLAKERREEKARYLDECGLQQAAKKSQWLEKEERARQLREQQIQERRRRLEEQRLKTERRRAALEERQRQKLEKNKERYAAALQRSSKKTWAEIRQQRCSWAGGLHSPSQRETRSIQLSPWESSIVDRLMTPTLSFLARSRSAASVLGPGRDGQSPLCPRSSSASPLTLCAHRPHHRCSERWHVTSSTPDITQRRRDSAPMDRKKKEKKDKERENEKEKIALAKEKGLKKRQSLPSMRHRADPSPSPLSRQHVGSPPTPRGRHSSPGPQPSPARPNPSTPSTPKARPKRARTPARLTPRTSSPAPLERAKGPPRTSSPGPLERAKGPPRTSSPGPLERAKDSPRRPATPEDRRGE; this is encoded by the exons ATGAGCAAAATGGAAAGCAAAGATACCAATGTGGAGGGACATGCGCTGCCAGGAGCAACAT ctccgcctcctcctctggaCACGCCTCCCGCCATGCAGGCCCCCCAGGAGGTCAGCCCCCCCTTGGGCCCCGCCCCCGGCAAGAGGACCGACTCCCCCCTCAAGAACGACACGGACGGGACAGCGAGGACCCCCACCAAAGCTGACCTCACCCCCAAGTCTCCTGCATCCCCCGGCCCCCTGCACAGGAAGG aTGCCGTCAGATCAGAGGACAGACAGAAGCTTGCCAAGGagcggagggaggagaaggccaGATATCTGG ACGAATGCGGCCTGCAGCAAG ctgctAAGAAGAGCCAGtggctggagaaggaggagcgggCCCGGCAGCTGAGGGAGCAGCAGATCCAGGAGCGCCGCCGGCGGTTGGAGGAGCAGCGGCTGAAGACAGAGCGACGCAGAGCTgccctggaggagaggcagaggcagaagctggagaagaacaag GAGCGCTATGCTGCAGCCCTCCAGAGGTCCAGTAAGAAGACCTGGGCAGAGATTCGCCAGCAGAGGTGCTCCTGGGCGGGAGGGCTGCACAGccccagccagagagaga CCCGTAGCATCCAGCTTAGCCCGTGGGAGAGCAGCATAGTGGACCGCCTGAtgacccccaccctctccttcctGGCCCGCAGCCGCAGCGCCGCCAGCGTGCTGGGACCCGGCCGCGACGGAC agTCTCCTCTGTGCCCACGCTCGTCCTCCGCCAGCCCCCTGACCCTGTGTGCTCACCGGCCTCACCACCGCTGCTCCGAGCGCTGGCACGTCACGTCCAGCACGCCAGACATCACTCAGCGCAGACGCGACTCAGCGCCC ATGGacagaaagaagaaagagaagaaagataaggagagagagaacgagaaggAGAAGATTGCCCTGGCCAAGGAGAAAGGGCTGAAGAAGAGACAGTCCTTACCCAGCATGAGACACAGGGCAGACCCCAG ccCCAGTCCCTTATCCAGGCAGCATGTGgggtccccccccaccccccgcggGCGACACTCCtcccccggcccccagccctccccggCTCGGCccaacccctccaccccctccacccccaaagCCCGGCCCAAGAGAGCCAGAACCCCCGCCAGGCTTACCCCCCgcacctcctcccccgcccccctggagAGAGCCAAGGGACCCCCCCGCACCTCCTCCCCAGGCCCCCTGGAGAGAGCCAAGGGACCCCCCCGCACCTCCTCCCCAGGCCCCCTGGAGAGAGCCAAGGACAGCCCTCGCAGACCGGCCACCCCAGAGGACCGCAGAGGTGAGTAG
- the map7d1a gene encoding MAP7 domain-containing protein 1a isoform X2: MSKMESKDTNVEGHALPGATSPPPPLDTPPAMQAPQEVSPPLGPAPGKRTDSPLKNDTDGTARTPTKADLTPKSPASPGPLHRKDAVRSEDRQKLAKERREEKARYLAAKKSQWLEKEERARQLREQQIQERRRRLEEQRLKTERRRAALEERQRQKLEKNKERYAAALQRSSKKTWAEIRQQRCSWAGGLHSPSQRESRCSVSAFNLTKHVDSVLNKRLSKSSATLWNSPSRTRSIQLSPWESSIVDRLMTPTLSFLARSRSAASVLGPGRDGQSPLCPRSSSASPLTLCAHRPHHRCSERWHVTSSTPDITQRRRDSAPMDRKKKEKKDKERENEKEKIALAKEKGLKKRQSLPSMRHRADPSPSPLSRQHVGSPPTPRGRHSSPGPQPSPARPNPSTPSTPKARPKRARTPARLTPRTSSPAPLERAKGPPRTSSPGPLERAKGPPRTSSPGPLERAKDSPRRPATPEDRRGE, from the exons ATGAGCAAAATGGAAAGCAAAGATACCAATGTGGAGGGACATGCGCTGCCAGGAGCAACAT ctccgcctcctcctctggaCACGCCTCCCGCCATGCAGGCCCCCCAGGAGGTCAGCCCCCCCTTGGGCCCCGCCCCCGGCAAGAGGACCGACTCCCCCCTCAAGAACGACACGGACGGGACAGCGAGGACCCCCACCAAAGCTGACCTCACCCCCAAGTCTCCTGCATCCCCCGGCCCCCTGCACAGGAAGG aTGCCGTCAGATCAGAGGACAGACAGAAGCTTGCCAAGGagcggagggaggagaaggccaGATATCTGG ctgctAAGAAGAGCCAGtggctggagaaggaggagcgggCCCGGCAGCTGAGGGAGCAGCAGATCCAGGAGCGCCGCCGGCGGTTGGAGGAGCAGCGGCTGAAGACAGAGCGACGCAGAGCTgccctggaggagaggcagaggcagaagctggagaagaacaag GAGCGCTATGCTGCAGCCCTCCAGAGGTCCAGTAAGAAGACCTGGGCAGAGATTCGCCAGCAGAGGTGCTCCTGGGCGGGAGGGCTGCACAGccccagccagagagaga GCAGGTGCTCCGTGTCGGCGTTCAACCTTACCAAACACGTGGACTCAGTCCTTAACAAGCGCCTCTCCAAGTCCTCCGCCACCCTCTGGAACTCTCCCAGCAGAA CCCGTAGCATCCAGCTTAGCCCGTGGGAGAGCAGCATAGTGGACCGCCTGAtgacccccaccctctccttcctGGCCCGCAGCCGCAGCGCCGCCAGCGTGCTGGGACCCGGCCGCGACGGAC agTCTCCTCTGTGCCCACGCTCGTCCTCCGCCAGCCCCCTGACCCTGTGTGCTCACCGGCCTCACCACCGCTGCTCCGAGCGCTGGCACGTCACGTCCAGCACGCCAGACATCACTCAGCGCAGACGCGACTCAGCGCCC ATGGacagaaagaagaaagagaagaaagataaggagagagagaacgagaaggAGAAGATTGCCCTGGCCAAGGAGAAAGGGCTGAAGAAGAGACAGTCCTTACCCAGCATGAGACACAGGGCAGACCCCAG ccCCAGTCCCTTATCCAGGCAGCATGTGgggtccccccccaccccccgcggGCGACACTCCtcccccggcccccagccctccccggCTCGGCccaacccctccaccccctccacccccaaagCCCGGCCCAAGAGAGCCAGAACCCCCGCCAGGCTTACCCCCCgcacctcctcccccgcccccctggagAGAGCCAAGGGACCCCCCCGCACCTCCTCCCCAGGCCCCCTGGAGAGAGCCAAGGGACCCCCCCGCACCTCCTCCCCAGGCCCCCTGGAGAGAGCCAAGGACAGCCCTCGCAGACCGGCCACCCCAGAGGACCGCAGAGGTGAGTAG
- the map7d1a gene encoding MAP7 domain-containing protein 1a isoform X1: protein MSKMESKDTNVEGHALPGATSPPPPLDTPPAMQAPQEVSPPLGPAPGKRTDSPLKNDTDGTARTPTKADLTPKSPASPGPLHRKDAVRSEDRQKLAKERREEKARYLDECGLQQAAKKSQWLEKEERARQLREQQIQERRRRLEEQRLKTERRRAALEERQRQKLEKNKERYAAALQRSSKKTWAEIRQQRCSWAGGLHSPSQRESRCSVSAFNLTKHVDSVLNKRLSKSSATLWNSPSRTRSIQLSPWESSIVDRLMTPTLSFLARSRSAASVLGPGRDGQSPLCPRSSSASPLTLCAHRPHHRCSERWHVTSSTPDITQRRRDSAPMDRKKKEKKDKERENEKEKIALAKEKGLKKRQSLPSMRHRADPSPSPLSRQHVGSPPTPRGRHSSPGPQPSPARPNPSTPSTPKARPKRARTPARLTPRTSSPAPLERAKGPPRTSSPGPLERAKGPPRTSSPGPLERAKDSPRRPATPEDRRGE from the exons ATGAGCAAAATGGAAAGCAAAGATACCAATGTGGAGGGACATGCGCTGCCAGGAGCAACAT ctccgcctcctcctctggaCACGCCTCCCGCCATGCAGGCCCCCCAGGAGGTCAGCCCCCCCTTGGGCCCCGCCCCCGGCAAGAGGACCGACTCCCCCCTCAAGAACGACACGGACGGGACAGCGAGGACCCCCACCAAAGCTGACCTCACCCCCAAGTCTCCTGCATCCCCCGGCCCCCTGCACAGGAAGG aTGCCGTCAGATCAGAGGACAGACAGAAGCTTGCCAAGGagcggagggaggagaaggccaGATATCTGG ACGAATGCGGCCTGCAGCAAG ctgctAAGAAGAGCCAGtggctggagaaggaggagcgggCCCGGCAGCTGAGGGAGCAGCAGATCCAGGAGCGCCGCCGGCGGTTGGAGGAGCAGCGGCTGAAGACAGAGCGACGCAGAGCTgccctggaggagaggcagaggcagaagctggagaagaacaag GAGCGCTATGCTGCAGCCCTCCAGAGGTCCAGTAAGAAGACCTGGGCAGAGATTCGCCAGCAGAGGTGCTCCTGGGCGGGAGGGCTGCACAGccccagccagagagaga GCAGGTGCTCCGTGTCGGCGTTCAACCTTACCAAACACGTGGACTCAGTCCTTAACAAGCGCCTCTCCAAGTCCTCCGCCACCCTCTGGAACTCTCCCAGCAGAA CCCGTAGCATCCAGCTTAGCCCGTGGGAGAGCAGCATAGTGGACCGCCTGAtgacccccaccctctccttcctGGCCCGCAGCCGCAGCGCCGCCAGCGTGCTGGGACCCGGCCGCGACGGAC agTCTCCTCTGTGCCCACGCTCGTCCTCCGCCAGCCCCCTGACCCTGTGTGCTCACCGGCCTCACCACCGCTGCTCCGAGCGCTGGCACGTCACGTCCAGCACGCCAGACATCACTCAGCGCAGACGCGACTCAGCGCCC ATGGacagaaagaagaaagagaagaaagataaggagagagagaacgagaaggAGAAGATTGCCCTGGCCAAGGAGAAAGGGCTGAAGAAGAGACAGTCCTTACCCAGCATGAGACACAGGGCAGACCCCAG ccCCAGTCCCTTATCCAGGCAGCATGTGgggtccccccccaccccccgcggGCGACACTCCtcccccggcccccagccctccccggCTCGGCccaacccctccaccccctccacccccaaagCCCGGCCCAAGAGAGCCAGAACCCCCGCCAGGCTTACCCCCCgcacctcctcccccgcccccctggagAGAGCCAAGGGACCCCCCCGCACCTCCTCCCCAGGCCCCCTGGAGAGAGCCAAGGGACCCCCCCGCACCTCCTCCCCAGGCCCCCTGGAGAGAGCCAAGGACAGCCCTCGCAGACCGGCCACCCCAGAGGACCGCAGAGGTGAGTAG